TATCAATGAAGAACCGGATGAAACGAAGGTGGATATCAATCAGGGTAATCGTTCAATGATTACTTATATGGAAGCTGATTTTGATGAAACCTATAAAGATGCAATCCATTCAATTCAATTACGTCCAGAGGAAGTAAAAACCTTATCCGTTGTGTTTACATCGCAACATGGAACATCCTATCCACTTGTACCGGATATCTTAACGAATGCAGGATACAATGTTATTCCTGTCATGGAACAAAGTAATTATGACCCTAATTTTAGTAATACAAAAACTCCGAATCCCGAAGAAAAAGCGTCCTATGATTTAGCCGTGGAATATGCGGTAAAACACGATGCTGATCTTGTACTCAGTTGTGATCCGGATGCAGACCGTATGGGTATTGTGGTTAAACACCATGACGAGTATGTTTACCTTACCGGAAACCAAGGTGGATCCATACTTCAAGAATATATCTATGCAACACGAATTGAAAAAGAAACCATGCCTGAAAATCCAATTATGTTTAATACCGTCGTTACTTCTGACTTAGGAGAAAAGATTGCGCAATCTTACGGTGTGAATGTAGAGAAGACATTAACGGGTTTTAAATACATCGGTGATAGCATCGAAAATCACAATAAAGTGGGTGATTTTAATTTTGTATTTGGTTATGAAGAAAGCTACGGTTATCTTCTCGCAGATTTTGTGCGTGATAAAGATGCTTTGCAAGCATGTATGATGGTTGCGGAAGCGGCAAACTATTACAAAAATCATGGCTTAACACTCGTTGATGTTTTAAACGGTCTTTATGACAGACATGGTGCGTATCATGAAACACAAGTAGCAATTACGTTATCCGGACAAGAGGGTTTAAATCGTATTCAAGAAATCCTAACAACATTTAGAGAATCAAATATCGAAGCGTTTGCGGGAATTAAGGTTCTTTACCGAGATGATTATTTAACATCATCACGTTCAAACGGTGAAAGATTAACATTACCAAAATCGAATGTTATTAAGTATAGCCTTGAAGATGGATCTTGGATTGCAATTCGACCATCTGGTACGGAACCAAAATGCAAGTTTTACTATTGCGTTGTAGGTAAAACAATTGAAGAATCACTCTTAAAATTTGAAGCACTAAAAAAAGATATTAATGAAAGAGCGCAACTCGATTAAAAAATATGTTGTGCTATGTCTTTTTAAGGCGTAAGCGGTACATTGATATATTCGCTGAAATCATGTATCTTATATATGAAAAAGAAGGAGCACATATAAATTATGAATAATATTGAAAACTTAGCAGTTAATGCACTTCGTGTGTTATCTGTAGATGCAGTTCAAAAAGCAAATTCAGGTCATCCTGGAATGCCTTTAGGCGCTGCACCCATGGCATATACTGTGTGGGCAAATCATATGAACTTTAACCCTGCTGATCCTAAATGGATCAACAGAGATCGTTTTGTTCTGTCAGCAGGACATGGATCGGCACTTCTCTACTCACTACTACACGTGTTTGGATATAAGGTTTCGAAAGAAGACTTACAAAATTTCCGTCAATTTAACTCTTTAACACCAGGTCATCCAGAATATGGTCATACGGATGGCGTTGAAGCTACAACAGGTCCTTTAGGTGCCGGTTTATCAACAGCAGTTGGTATGGCAATGGCCCAAGAACACCTCGCAGCAAAATACAACAAAGACGGATTCGATGTATTCAACAACTTCACTTACGTTATTTCAGGTGATGGTTGTATGATGGAAGGAATTACAAGTGAAGCATCTTCTTTTGCAGGTGCAATGAATTTAGGTCGCTTGATTGTTCTTTATGATTCAAACAACATCACGATCGAAGGAAGTACAGATCTTTCATTCCATGAAGATGTATGTGCTCGTTATGAAGCATATGGTTTTGACACATTTGTGGTTGAAGATGGTAATGACATCGAAGCAATTAATGCTGCAATTACTGAAGCAAAATTAAACCTTGATAAACCTTCATTTATTGAAATCCGAACTAAGATTGGTTTCGGTACACCTAAAGAAGGTTCTGCCTCATCACATGGTGCTCCAATCGGTGAGGAAGGAATCAAAACATTTAAAGAACTTGTAAATTACCCAAGCCTTGAACCATTCTACGTTCCTGAAGAAGTGTACGAACACTTTGGTGCAATTGCAGCTGAAGGTGCAAAAGCACAAGATGCATGGAATGTGATGATGGATTCATATAAAAATGCTTATCCAGAATTAGCAAAACAATTGGATCAAGATTTCACAGATATTACTGTAGAAGAACTAACAAATAATAAATCATTGTTTGAATTTGAAAACAAACCAATGGCAACACGAAATGTTTCCGGTATGATGATTAATCGTCTTAAAGATCAATATTCAAATATTTTTGGAGGGTCAGCGGACTTAGCACCTTCAAATATGACAAATATGAATGATGAAGATTCATTCTCATCACAAAATTTTGCGGGACGTAATATTCATTTTGGTATTCGTGAACATGCAATGGCTGCGATGGGTAATGGTATTGTGCTTTATGGTGGACTTAAGGCTTATGTCGCAACATTCTTTGTGTTCTCAGACTTCTTAAAACCAATGGCTCGTTTAAGTTCACTTATGAACTTGCCATTAACTTACGTTTTAACTCACGATAGTATTGGTGTTGGGGAAGATGGACCTACACATGAACCGGTTGAACAACTTACAATGTTACGTTCATTACCTAACTTCTATACATTCCGTCCAGCGGATGCAATCGAAACCGCTTATGGTTGGGTTTTAGCTCTTACATCGAAAACAACACCAGTTGGGCTGATTCTTTCACGTCAAAACTTACCACAACTTGAAATGTCGGGTGTTGATGCACTTAAAGGTGGTTATGTTGTGAAAGACGCTGAAAAGATCGATGCGATTATTATGGCTACAGGATCTGAGGTTTCACTTGCAATTGAAACCGCTAAGTCTTTAGAAAAAGAAAATATCGGTGTGCGTGTTGTTTCAATGCCATGTATTGAACTTTTTGAAGAACAAAGCAACGAATATCAAGAATCTGTGCTTCCATCAGCAGTACGTGCTCGTGTTGCCGTTGAAGCAGGTTCATCTCTAAGTTGGGGTAAACTAATCGGACTTGATGGCGCTTATGTAACCTTGGATCACTTTGGTGGATCTGCACCAGCACCAAAACTCTTTGAAGCATTTGGATTCACGGTGGATAACGTATCTGAAACTGTAAAATCAATTCTTAAATAATTTCAAAAAAAGATGTGAGAAAGTATCACATCTTTTTTTTATCACAAAGAGGTCCTGGTGATGGGTTTAAAAAACAGGTATAATAGAACTTAAGAGAAGAGGTGCATGGATATGATACGTTATATGGAAATTCCCGAAATAGATCAAGTCATGGAAATATGGCTACAAAGTAATTTAGAGGTTCACTCATTTGTGAATGCTGCATTTTGGAACGATAATTATGATAATGTGAAGGAAATGATGGAGAATGCGAATATCTATGTCTCAGTCGAAGACGGTGTGATTCAAGGCTTTGCAGGCGTGACGGAAGGGTATTATCTTGCAGGGATTTTTGTTTCAAAAGATTCACGTAATAAGGGTATTGGTAAGCAACTTCTTGATTATATCAAAGCACGTTATGATGAACTCACACTTGATGTGTATGATCAAAATATAAAAGCACAAAGTTTTTATAAGCGAGAGGGGTTTGTTGTGGTGGAAACCCATAATGATGCTCTGGTCGAACATACGATGGTATGGCCAGAAACCCTATAATTGTCTCTAGAAAATATGCTTGACTTAGACTGGTGTAAGATGTAAAATATATAAGCCTGTAAAAAGGCTTTTGTAATGTGGGAGAGTGATGCAACCATTCATTTAACCACAGCACAGACAAACACACATAAGGAGGAATGTCTCGTGAGTAAAAAAGTTGCAAGAGTAGTTAAACTACAATTCCCTGCCGGTGGCGCTAAACCAGGACCTGCATTAGCTGGTGTTGGTATTAACATGCCTCAATTCTGTACTGCGTTCAATGATCAAAGTAGAGATCGTGCAGGAGACGTTGTACCTGTAGAAATTACAGTATTTGATGACAAATCATTTGATTTTGTCTTAAAAACAACACCTGCTGCTATCTTATTAAAGAGAGCTGCTGGAGTTAAGAGTGGATCAGCAACACCAAATTCAAACATTGTTGCTACAATCTCAGCAGATCAATTACGTGAAATTGCTGAATATAAAATGCCCGATTTAAATGCAAATAGCATCGAAGGTGCTATGAACATCGTTGCTGGTACAGCACGTAATATGGGTATTGCTATTGAAGGAATGGAGGACTAGAGTATAATGGCTAAAAAATCAAAAAACGTCGTTAAAGCTAATGAATTAGTGGATCGCTCAAAAGTTTACTCAATTTCTGAAGCAATCAAATTAGCAAAAGAAGCAAGTTTCGCAAAATTCGATGAAACATTCGAAGTTTCATACCGTTTAAATGTTGATCCTCGTCATGCTGATCAACAAATCCGTGGTGCAATGGTATTACCTAATGGAACAGGACGTTCACAAAAGGTATTGGTTGTAACTCAAGGCGCTAAGGAACAAGAAGCAAAAGATGCAGGAGCAGATTTTGTTGGTGGTAAAGAAATTCTTGAAGAAATCCAAAAAGGATGGTTCGAGTTTGATATTATCGTTGCTACACCAGATATGATGGGTGAGCTTGGTAAACTTGGTCGTGTATTAGGACCTAAAGGTTTAATGCCAAACCCTAAAACTGGAACAGTAACTATGGACATCACTAAAGCTGTTGAAGAAATCAAAAAAGGTAAAATCGAATACCGTGTTGATAAAGAATCAAACGTTAACACAATTATCGGTAAATCATCATTTACAGATGAAGCATTAGAAGAAAACTTTAACGCATTACATGACGTAATTCTTAAATCACGTCCAGCTGCTGTTAAGGGTGCTTTTATTAAAAACCTTACAATCTCAACATCAATGGGTCCTGGAATCAAAGTTTCAATCGACTAATTTATGTTAAATTAAACAAACCGGTCTCTGACCGGTTTTTCTATATCAATAAGGAGTAGTTATGGACTTAAAATTCAATAAAGAATACTGTGTTTTCGTTACAGTACTCATTAAATATCAAAATAAGTACTTATTTGATCGAAATCTTAAGCCGATCCAAGGCGTGTTACAGTATAAAGAACGAATTGAAGATTGTGCACAACGATTGGTTAATGCATCGTTCCATCAAGCGATTTCTAATCTAGAATTTATGGGGATTGGTGAGTCGTTTGGACGAGATTTTGATCACGCGCATAATTTTGTATTAATCGCTGAAGTAGATACTCTCAGTGATGTAGGTTCCTTCTCAATCGTTGAAGAATCTCATTACCCCGATGAGTGGCTACCATTTATAAATGCCGAGGAATTTGATTTTTATGAGTATCGTAATCTAGAGCCGGGTTCATTAGCTTCCAAAGACCTCAGTTATAAGCTCGCGGAAGGTCATGAGTTGACGTTTAGAGTGAGTGCATTAATGCGTTCTGATAAAGGGATACTCTTTGATGATGCACACAATATAGTTGGTGGGCGTCAAATGTTGAATGAGACAATATACCAAGCGCTGGAACGCGAAGTTAAGGAAGAGACCGGTTATGATATCGATGATTCTTATTTTGTCGGAATTGCGGAAGATATTGTAGAACTTCCTAAGTATCATAAAACAGTTCATTATGTGAATCTGGTTTTTGAAGTGTCAGGTGATTTTTCAGAAGCGGTTGTATCCAAAGTATCATGGATATCAGAAGATGAAATTGATGATCTTGATATGGGAATGGTTGAAGTTAAGCAAATCATTCAAAACATGTAAAAAGACAGCTGGTGTTTATGAGCTGTCTTTTTTATTTATAAGCATTGAAGGAGTGTTTCACGTATAACTGCTTTAATATCTTCTTCAGGGTTGAATTTGAGAACGGACATGGTTTCCTTAGGATCAAGATAAAGATCTTCTTCTTGCATTTTTTGGGATATCTCAACGTGTATGCCATGTTCTTTTCCTTGTGATGCAGCATGTTGATCTGCCGCGGCATATCGATCACGCATGGATGCGTAATCCACAATCTGTATTTTGGTATCTTGGTTTAATGCTTCAACAATCATCTGGAAAAATTCTGCATATTTAAGGTTTGAATCGCAGATGGCGTATGTTGAACGATGGATCCCGTTTTCAAGAGCGCCTATTGCGGCTTCTGCGACCTGTGTGGCGGTAATTACAGCGGTTCCTCCTTTGTGTATTGGATATACCGATTGGTCGCGTACCATGTCTACAAACATCTTCCAAAGAGGTGTTCGGCCAGGCATTGTTCCGAAAATATAAGGAAGTCTAAGACTTGTGACTCGCA
This genomic stretch from Erysipelothrix rhusiopathiae harbors:
- a CDS encoding phospho-sugar mutase; its protein translation is MSLDRWNELARDYSWIEEAMQTMDESTKHDAFYKSLEFGTAGMRGLLGIGPNRMNVYTVAKASVGFAKYLVETFKDQELKIAIAYDNRHMSKEFADVSAMVLSTYGIKSYIFSQPRPTPELSFAVRTLNCVGGIVITASHNPKEYNGYKVYDENGCQLVDHKIARVISLINEEPDETKVDINQGNRSMITYMEADFDETYKDAIHSIQLRPEEVKTLSVVFTSQHGTSYPLVPDILTNAGYNVIPVMEQSNYDPNFSNTKTPNPEEKASYDLAVEYAVKHDADLVLSCDPDADRMGIVVKHHDEYVYLTGNQGGSILQEYIYATRIEKETMPENPIMFNTVVTSDLGEKIAQSYGVNVEKTLTGFKYIGDSIENHNKVGDFNFVFGYEESYGYLLADFVRDKDALQACMMVAEAANYYKNHGLTLVDVLNGLYDRHGAYHETQVAITLSGQEGLNRIQEILTTFRESNIEAFAGIKVLYRDDYLTSSRSNGERLTLPKSNVIKYSLEDGSWIAIRPSGTEPKCKFYYCVVGKTIEESLLKFEALKKDINERAQLD
- the tkt gene encoding transketolase, coding for MNNIENLAVNALRVLSVDAVQKANSGHPGMPLGAAPMAYTVWANHMNFNPADPKWINRDRFVLSAGHGSALLYSLLHVFGYKVSKEDLQNFRQFNSLTPGHPEYGHTDGVEATTGPLGAGLSTAVGMAMAQEHLAAKYNKDGFDVFNNFTYVISGDGCMMEGITSEASSFAGAMNLGRLIVLYDSNNITIEGSTDLSFHEDVCARYEAYGFDTFVVEDGNDIEAINAAITEAKLNLDKPSFIEIRTKIGFGTPKEGSASSHGAPIGEEGIKTFKELVNYPSLEPFYVPEEVYEHFGAIAAEGAKAQDAWNVMMDSYKNAYPELAKQLDQDFTDITVEELTNNKSLFEFENKPMATRNVSGMMINRLKDQYSNIFGGSADLAPSNMTNMNDEDSFSSQNFAGRNIHFGIREHAMAAMGNGIVLYGGLKAYVATFFVFSDFLKPMARLSSLMNLPLTYVLTHDSIGVGEDGPTHEPVEQLTMLRSLPNFYTFRPADAIETAYGWVLALTSKTTPVGLILSRQNLPQLEMSGVDALKGGYVVKDAEKIDAIIMATGSEVSLAIETAKSLEKENIGVRVVSMPCIELFEEQSNEYQESVLPSAVRARVAVEAGSSLSWGKLIGLDGAYVTLDHFGGSAPAPKLFEAFGFTVDNVSETVKSILK
- a CDS encoding GNAT family N-acetyltransferase, with product MIRYMEIPEIDQVMEIWLQSNLEVHSFVNAAFWNDNYDNVKEMMENANIYVSVEDGVIQGFAGVTEGYYLAGIFVSKDSRNKGIGKQLLDYIKARYDELTLDVYDQNIKAQSFYKREGFVVVETHNDALVEHTMVWPETL
- the rplK gene encoding 50S ribosomal protein L11, with protein sequence MSKKVARVVKLQFPAGGAKPGPALAGVGINMPQFCTAFNDQSRDRAGDVVPVEITVFDDKSFDFVLKTTPAAILLKRAAGVKSGSATPNSNIVATISADQLREIAEYKMPDLNANSIEGAMNIVAGTARNMGIAIEGMED
- the rplA gene encoding 50S ribosomal protein L1 translates to MAKKSKNVVKANELVDRSKVYSISEAIKLAKEASFAKFDETFEVSYRLNVDPRHADQQIRGAMVLPNGTGRSQKVLVVTQGAKEQEAKDAGADFVGGKEILEEIQKGWFEFDIIVATPDMMGELGKLGRVLGPKGLMPNPKTGTVTMDITKAVEEIKKGKIEYRVDKESNVNTIIGKSSFTDEALEENFNALHDVILKSRPAAVKGAFIKNLTISTSMGPGIKVSID
- a CDS encoding NUDIX domain-containing protein translates to MDLKFNKEYCVFVTVLIKYQNKYLFDRNLKPIQGVLQYKERIEDCAQRLVNASFHQAISNLEFMGIGESFGRDFDHAHNFVLIAEVDTLSDVGSFSIVEESHYPDEWLPFINAEEFDFYEYRNLEPGSLASKDLSYKLAEGHELTFRVSALMRSDKGILFDDAHNIVGGRQMLNETIYQALEREVKEETGYDIDDSYFVGIAEDIVELPKYHKTVHYVNLVFEVSGDFSEAVVSKVSWISEDEIDDLDMGMVEVKQIIQNM
- a CDS encoding NAD-dependent epimerase/dehydratase family protein; this translates as MKKIFVLGGTGFLGYHTVCELLKRDYQVKTMSLPPMPSDNLFPENVENQLGDINQMSDSEIVDMLYDVDGFIYAIGADERWLPDAPSYRSFYQANVIPTQRIARLAVEAGVESFVIFGSYFSEFAERLPQYNLKNQGYSGTRLLQEQIAFAEGEGAMRVTSLRLPYIFGTMPGRTPLWKMFVDMVRDQSVYPIHKGGTAVITATQVAEAAIGALENGIHRSTYAICDSNLKYAEFFQMIVEALNQDTKIQIVDYASMRDRYAAADQHAASQGKEHGIHVEISQKMQEEDLYLDPKETMSVLKFNPEEDIKAVIRETLLQCL